In the Flagellimonas sp. HMM57 genome, one interval contains:
- a CDS encoding thioredoxin family protein, which translates to MKYLVSFLFFFIFTISMTPQSGSDPAVWSHEVKKISDTEYELLFKGKILEGWHVYSQYTAEGGSLPSEFTFEGAGKDYELIGKTTESETITEYSDVFEVDETFFKKNAVFTQRIKLLKPDLNQISVNLFYQICKEVCIPKDELFQISLDGTAFQTSKQELDERSAALGSSLKLDLKNKNLLDKDGLETIRGKSNMIWMVFGLGFLGGLIALLTPCVFPMIPLTVSFFTKRTKQKSKGIADALLYGFFIVLIYFLLSLPFHLFDSVDSQILNTIATNIWLNVLFFAIFVFFAFSFFGYYELTLPSSWANKMDAASSKVGGGMGIFFMALTLAIVSFSCTGPILGGLLGSTTLAEGSVATNLSAGMVGFGLALALPFALFALFPAWLNSLPKSGGWMTTVKVVLGFLELALAFKFLSNADLVGNWGIFKREIFLGIWIVLFVLMTLYLFGVFRFPHDGPKQGLSSTRKFVGFLSLAFSVYLILGVLNMANLKLLSGFPPPDFYSIKETESDCPLGLDCYKDFEEGLAYAQKVNKPILLDFTGWACVNCRKMEENVWSDSSIYPILKEEYVLISLYVDDRKELPDDEKFDFEYDSGRIKEIETIGQKWGTFQTINFNAASQPYYVLLSPNLEILNDAVQYVDTEEYERWLKSGLEKYQFSMNR; encoded by the coding sequence CAAAAAAATATCCGATACGGAATACGAGTTATTGTTTAAGGGTAAAATATTGGAAGGTTGGCATGTGTATTCCCAATATACCGCTGAAGGAGGTTCCCTACCGAGCGAATTCACTTTTGAAGGAGCCGGGAAGGATTACGAACTGATTGGAAAAACTACAGAGAGCGAGACGATAACCGAGTATAGCGATGTCTTTGAAGTGGACGAGACTTTTTTTAAAAAAAATGCTGTCTTTACGCAGCGCATAAAATTATTGAAGCCCGATTTGAACCAGATTTCGGTCAACCTGTTTTATCAAATATGTAAAGAGGTCTGTATTCCAAAAGATGAGTTGTTCCAAATCTCGTTGGATGGTACTGCTTTTCAAACTTCAAAACAGGAATTGGATGAGCGTAGTGCAGCGTTGGGGTCTTCCTTAAAGCTTGATTTAAAGAATAAGAATTTATTGGATAAGGATGGTCTGGAAACCATTAGAGGTAAATCAAACATGATATGGATGGTTTTTGGTCTAGGCTTTTTAGGGGGACTTATCGCATTGTTGACTCCTTGTGTTTTTCCAATGATCCCTCTAACTGTTTCCTTTTTTACAAAACGCACGAAACAAAAATCAAAAGGAATTGCCGATGCCCTATTGTACGGTTTCTTTATTGTACTCATCTATTTTTTGCTCAGCCTGCCGTTTCACCTATTCGATTCGGTCGATTCACAAATCTTGAATACCATAGCGACCAATATTTGGCTCAACGTACTCTTCTTTGCCATTTTTGTCTTTTTTGCCTTTTCGTTCTTTGGATATTATGAGCTGACCTTACCAAGCTCATGGGCCAATAAAATGGATGCAGCATCGTCCAAAGTAGGAGGAGGGATGGGCATATTTTTTATGGCGTTGACATTGGCCATTGTTTCTTTTTCGTGCACCGGACCTATTCTTGGCGGACTCTTGGGAAGCACCACATTGGCCGAAGGTAGCGTGGCCACAAATCTTTCTGCAGGTATGGTAGGTTTTGGTCTTGCATTGGCATTGCCGTTTGCGCTTTTTGCACTTTTTCCTGCGTGGTTGAATTCTTTGCCAAAATCAGGTGGATGGATGACAACGGTAAAAGTGGTCTTGGGCTTTTTGGAACTTGCCTTGGCCTTTAAATTTCTTTCAAATGCAGATTTGGTCGGAAATTGGGGGATTTTTAAAAGGGAGATTTTCTTGGGAATTTGGATAGTGTTGTTCGTTTTGATGACACTTTACCTCTTTGGAGTGTTCAGGTTTCCACACGATGGACCAAAACAAGGGCTCTCTTCAACAAGAAAGTTTGTGGGATTTTTGAGTCTTGCCTTTTCGGTATATCTCATATTGGGGGTATTAAATATGGCAAATTTAAAATTGCTAAGTGGTTTTCCGCCACCAGATTTCTATAGTATAAAAGAGACCGAAAGCGACTGTCCCTTGGGACTGGATTGCTATAAAGATTTTGAAGAGGGTTTGGCATATGCCCAAAAAGTGAACAAACCTATACTTTTGGATTTTACAGGTTGGGCCTGCGTAAACTGCAGAAAAATGGAAGAAAATGTTTGGAGCGATTCCAGCATCTATCCAATACTTAAGGAGGAGTATGTTTTGATTTCTTTATATGTTGATGATAGGAAAGAGCTTCCGGACGATGAAAAATTTGATTTTGAGTATGATTCAGGAAGAATAAAGGAAATTGAAACCATCGGACAAAAATGGGGAACTTTTCAAACCATAAACTTTAATGCTGCCTCCCAACCATATTATGTATTGCTCTCTCCCAATCTTGAAATTCTAAATGACGCGGTACAATACGTTGATACCGAAGAATATGAAAGGTGGCTTAAATCTGGTCTTGAAAAATATCAGTTCTCTATGAATAGATAA